One Hevea brasiliensis isolate MT/VB/25A 57/8 chromosome 6, ASM3005281v1, whole genome shotgun sequence genomic window, ttgTTAATTCATTTGCATGTTTCTTTCTATTAGTATTTTATCATCTCTCACTAGATTTTGCTTAATTAAGGCAaaagtttcttcttcttcttcttctttttatttattttttatttttttaagttttgcTGTCCTTGGTAGTCTTGATAGCATATTCTCTGCTTTTTGATAGTATAATATATAGCGTAGCGTAATTCAGTTTGCCACTCAATATGTATAATAAATAATGCAATATACTGTAATAAAGGACACCAAGCTTTCCTTTTATAGAATGATAGTTGGTAAACCAATTAAATTGTGTGTGATGCGTATGTTCACTTTCATGGTCTTAGAAACGAGTGTTCTAACTTTTAGTTTCAATTTATGCACCTTCCATGGTTTTTTGGCTTCTGGATTGGGTATTAAGCATTTACTTCTGCAAGGGGAATATTATTACCAGTTTCCTTCCTTTCCCTCCCTAGTTTATAAGATTCATCCTTTTACTTACACTTTGGAGCGTATTATCATTCAATACCTGAACACTTTATATTAGGTTTTGATTCTTTGAACAAGTTTTTTCTGCTACCTCCTGACTTTTACCCTTTTTGAGGTAGTTATCTATTTATTATTCTTATTGATGTCTTGATTGGTTTTATTTCCTTTTATAGCTTAATTTTGTTTGCTTTGCTGCTTTTAGATTGTATAATTGTGTAAAGCAGTGTTGCTTTTGCCCCATTTGTAGTTTTCCATATTTAACAAAGAAATTGTGTTGAAAAAATAATGATTGTGTGGGAGGTGGAAGTATAAAAAAGTTGTCTTTTCATTTATTTGTATATTGATTAGTTGCTTATCTTATTGTTGCTTCAGGTCCTTATCCTGCTGATTGAATGGTTCTGAGCTGTAGGATTGGCCGTGTGATTAAAAGGAGATGAGTCACACGACAAATGAGAGCGACGATGGGGTGCTTTCCAGGGATCAAATTGAACCCCCATTGGCTGAGGAAGGTAGCTCCGGTGGAAGTGCAAATGGAGGAGTCGTGCTGAAAAAAGGGCCATGGACATCTGCTGAAGATGGAATTTTGATAGAATATGTGAAGAAGCATGGGGAAGGGAATTGGAATGCGGTTCAGAAGCATTCAGGGCTTTCCCGATGTGGCAAAAGCTGCAGATTACGGTGGGCCAATCACCTGAGGCCTAATTTGAAGAAAGGGGCATTTACTCAAGAAGAAGAACAGCTAATCATTGAACTCCATGCCAAGATGGGAAACAAATGGGCACGCATGGCTGCACATGTAAGTCTATATTTTGCTTCTGTTTGAAGGTTGTGGTGTAGTAAATGGTTCTTTTTTCTTTAGATTGTGTTGAATATAATTCACGTGGGAATGTGTAAACTTAAAACAGACTTGAACAAAAACGTCTTCAACCATCTGCACTTGACGTTTgtgaagaaaaatgtgatttggcATGGCCTATATGCtagtgtatttttttttaattgggacGTTCTTAACCAATCGTCTCCATTTTGAGAGTTTTGTGCTGCCTTTTCAATTTAGAAAAATCAATTTCTGAACGCAGCCACAAATTTACTTTCTGCTTATATACAAAATGCCCCTTTCTATATTTTTCCCCGTCATATAAATAAAGTTGGCTGATTATCTATCTAGCATGCAGAAAACAATAATATTTACTTGATTGTCTACTTAGAGGGGTCCGTCCCCCTCACCCCTCCACACCCATGTGCCCTCCTTCCTCCTTAAAATTGAAGgaaggagaaaataaaaaaaatggccTTTGTGAATGTATAAGTCAGATGAAAGAAAGGATGGGTACTGCAGTACAATGAATTTTGCTACCTTAGATAATGGTGTTAAAGTTGGGGCAGATATTCTTGGTTGTGCTAGGACCTTTCACAATGCACAATGTAGTAAATTTTCTGAAGTGGGGAAAATTATCTGCCTCCtacatttataaaaattttgtactCTAAATTTAAAATTGAGGTGTTTCGCCCtttttttattaagaaaataaataaatgaatagttGGAAAAAAGAAAAGACTAATGCTTATGCAGCTCCTTGGAATAGGAAGATCCTAAtccttttgggaattttattctGATGCATCTGGTACAGGGTTTGACTCCTATGCTTTTCAAGATTTTCAGCATAATTTCATGCGTTCTTACAGTTTGATTCATAAATTTATTGcaataaattttcaaatgaaGATTTTAATAGTTCTCTATCTAGTTGTGTATGGCTTTAGTGTGGCCATCTCCATTTTGAGTTCCAAAGTTTGTGTTCTCAAAGATGTATCACATCTGAACTGATGATAATTTTGGTTTCATTTACTTCTACCAGTTGCCTGGTCGTACGGACAATGAGATAAAGAATTACTGGAACACCCGAATTAAGAGGCATCAACGGGCTGGCTTACCTCTTTATCCTCCTGAAGTCTCATTTCAAGCATCGCAGGAGAGACAACTAGGCCTTAATGTTAGTGGAATCAACACCAGGGACAAAGGTCATCAAGATCTCTTGCGAACCAACAGTTATGAGATACCTGATGTTATATTTGACAGTTTAAAGGCCAACCATGGCATCTCACCTTATGTGCCTGAACTTCCTGGTATTACTGCAAGCAGCATACTAGTGAAAAGTCTGAGTTCTTCTCAATATGGTAGCTTCATGTCGCCAATGATGCATCGTCAAAAGCGTCTTCGAGAATCAATGGCCTTAATCCCTGGTTACAGTGGCAGTGTAAAAACTGATTCCCCCCTGTTTGACCAGTTTCAGGATAATTCTTTTGACAAAGTTGCCCAATCCTTTGGGTTGTGTTTCCCATTTGATGCTGATCCCACCAACAAGAACCCACAGTCCTTTGGTGGCAATCGGGGTAGCCATACCCTTGCAAATGGCAATTTCTCTGCTTCAAAGCCCACCTCTGGGCTTGTGAAGATGGAGCTCCCTTCACTCCAATATCCAGAAGATGGTTTAGGTAGCTGGGGGACGTCCCCGCCACCTTTACTTGAAACTGTTGACACTTTTATCCAGTCTCCACCTACAGGGACAGTTGAGTCTTCTCCACGTAATAGTGGCCTATTGGATGCTTTACTTCATGAGGCTAAAACTCTAAGCAGCACAAAGAATCATTCATCCGACAAGAGTTCAAATTCATCTACGGTTATTCCTGGTGAACTTGCTGAAAGTTCTGCCTTGAATATTTGTGAGACAGAATGGGAAGACTTAGGTGATCCCCTTTCCCCACTGGGTCAAACTGCAACTTCTCTTTTCACTGAGTGCACTCCTATAAGTACCTGTGGAAGTTCTTTGGATGAACCACCTGCTACTGAGACCTTAACTGGTAAGCATCTTTCATATGTGGGTTTATTGTCAGTGTTAGGTGTGATTCATATGTCCAAAACATTGTTAtgcacttttttattttttattttttgtttacaTTATTGAATTTGTTGTTTTAAACTAGAGTTGTTTTCTTGGATTTTTGTGAACGGTTTCACATTATTTAAGAATGGACTCATATCAAACAATTCTAGTGAGAGAACACATCTGGTTTTTGTTTTTCTATATGCTACATGTTTTCTCATTCTTAAAACATTTCAGTTTCCAATTTGGGATTTTTTTCCCCTGTTATTCTCCAATTCAAATTTTAGTTGCAAACTGATAATCTGCGCTTGTTTTGGAATACAATGCTTCAACCTAAGTTTGAATGTTTTGTAGGTTGCAATGCAAAATCAGAACTAGTTGATCAAGCCTGGAGTCCAGAAAGAGAGAAGGAAACCACTACTCTGTTGGATGTTACTTGCCCTGATATTTTGCAAGCTTCCGATTGGCTTGAACAGGGTTCTGGTTATATTAAGGACCAAGTCGTTATGATGGATAACATAGCAACCCTTCTTGGTGATGATTTGAGTAGTCATTATAAGCAAATGTCTGCTGGAGCTTCTACATCAAATCAAGGATGGAGGCTTGGTTCTTGTGTTTGGAATAACATGCCTGCTGTCTGTCAAATGTCTGAACTCCCTTCAGAAAACTGCTATCTAtcaaatttatgaacttttgataCTCTGCGGCTTCATTGTATTGATCATATCTTCAATTGGGTAGTCAGGTCCTGGCTTCATTTAGGGCAAGACTTGTCCTTGCTTAGTGAAACAGGGCAATGTATGTATGCCAATTTGGAACTTAATGAAGTATACAAATGTATCGTGGTCTATGTTAAACTTGTTGAATAACTATGCATTTCAACTCATGATTAAATTTGTCGAATAACTATGCATTTCAACTCATGATTTTTGGTCATTTGATGTATTTAATTTGTTTTGGAGATATCCTTTGATTTTGCAATAATTTTCCACTGTTCTCAGGCTCAATGCTAAAATTTAGTTTTACCTATGCCTGTTTCTTGTGAGTTTCCAATGAATATGTTGATTTGTGTAAATTTTTTTGGTATTACATCTTTATACAGGTGTATTTTATAATGTATGTCATAGCTTTTGATGTTTTTGTTTGCTTATAATGACATTCAAGTATGTTTGATTTTGCGTAAGCTTCCCAACACATGCTGGGGTTGAACTGTATCAATACATGATAAACCATAGTTTCAATTTGCACCATCCAATCCATACTCTCATGCTTGAAGAATTTTGATTGAGGCAATGCCTTATTGAAACAAGTTTTTTACGAAGCATAAATTATAGGGCTTACAACTTTAGCCATCATGAAACCCAAAGTCTTTGGATAACAAGATAATTAACTTGCATTAATGACAATCTCACCATGAAGCACTCCACCCTATCCTGTGAACTTTCCTTCTACTTTTCACTCTACCTTTCACTCTCTAGTCTACTGTCTAAAGTTGATCTTCACGAATCCTGGATGTCACTGATCCTTTTGTAGAAATTGTTGCTGCATTGCAGTCGAGGTGATGATGGAAATCTTAGTGGGGTTGATGGTGGCAGCCTTACACTCCTCTGACTCGTGCTACTCACCAATCCAGTTTGTAGAAATGGTTGCAGCATTGCAGTCGAGGTGATGATGGAAATCTTAGTGGAGTGACAGTGGGAGCCATACACTCATCTGACTCATGCTTGATGCTACTCATCGATCC contains:
- the LOC110634662 gene encoding transcription factor MYB33 — protein: MSHTTNESDDGVLSRDQIEPPLAEEGSSGGSANGGVVLKKGPWTSAEDGILIEYVKKHGEGNWNAVQKHSGLSRCGKSCRLRWANHLRPNLKKGAFTQEEEQLIIELHAKMGNKWARMAAHLPGRTDNEIKNYWNTRIKRHQRAGLPLYPPEVSFQASQERQLGLNVSGINTRDKGHQDLLRTNSYEIPDVIFDSLKANHGISPYVPELPGITASSILVKSLSSSQYGSFMSPMMHRQKRLRESMALIPGYSGSVKTDSPLFDQFQDNSFDKVAQSFGLCFPFDADPTNKNPQSFGGNRGSHTLANGNFSASKPTSGLVKMELPSLQYPEDGLGSWGTSPPPLLETVDTFIQSPPTGTVESSPRNSGLLDALLHEAKTLSSTKNHSSDKSSNSSTVIPGELAESSALNICETEWEDLGDPLSPLGQTATSLFTECTPISTCGSSLDEPPATETLTGCNAKSELVDQAWSPEREKETTTLLDVTCPDILQASDWLEQGSGYIKDQVVMMDNIATLLGDDLSSHYKQMSAGASTSNQGWRLGSCVWNNMPAVCQMSELPSENCYLSNL